A stretch of Candidatus Micrarchaeota archaeon DNA encodes these proteins:
- the aspS gene encoding aspartate--tRNA ligase has translation MIRTHTCNDLREVDVGKRVVLTGWAKGIREHGRVTFIDLWDRYGITQIVVDKDLIRDLKIHKESVVRVEGTVQLRSSPNPHLPTGKIEVRADKVEVLSLADKLPMEISDPNNTDYTRLKYRYLDLRRNAMLNNLITRHRIVTCIREYLNSNGFVEVETPILAKSTPEGARDFLVPSRLHRGKFYALPQSPQLFKQLLMISGLDRYYQIARCFRDEDLRADRQLEFTQVDIEMSFVEESDIMDLIEGMMVKLFKEVLNIELDRPFPRMTYEEAMSRFGTDKPDLRFGLELVEITDVVRSSEFRILSNAESVICIKVGPSADAPEISYSRKEIDKLVEYLKPFGAKGLIYLKLGESGLEGPMAKKIDEQTKEKIVDRLGMKQGDSVFIVADKRTVARKVLGELRNVIGQRLGLKDKRVFKFVWITDFPMFEYNEEEGRYETVHHPFTQPKITSYDELKDKENCKARAYDIVLNGEELGGGSIRINTIEMQKRVFEEIGIDEKTAREKFGFLLEALRYGAPPHGGIALGLDRLVAMMLGLDDIRETIAFPKTKSGEDPMLGAPSEVSDDQLRELGIRLMDDG, from the coding sequence ATGATACGAACCCATACATGCAACGATCTGCGAGAGGTTGACGTGGGTAAACGTGTAGTTCTTACGGGATGGGCTAAAGGGATCCGCGAGCACGGTAGGGTCACGTTCATAGACCTGTGGGACAGGTACGGTATCACACAGATCGTAGTAGATAAAGATTTGATTCGGGACCTGAAGATCCACAAGGAAAGTGTTGTCAGGGTAGAAGGTACAGTTCAACTTCGTTCTTCTCCAAACCCGCATCTGCCGACGGGTAAAATAGAGGTGCGCGCGGATAAGGTTGAAGTATTATCCTTGGCTGATAAATTACCGATGGAGATCAGTGACCCCAACAATACGGATTATACTAGGTTGAAGTACAGATATCTCGATTTACGGAGGAACGCAATGCTGAACAATCTTATCACCCGTCACAGGATCGTTACCTGTATTCGTGAGTACCTCAATTCTAACGGTTTTGTTGAGGTTGAGACACCCATACTTGCCAAGTCTACACCGGAAGGTGCCCGAGATTTTCTCGTACCGTCCCGTTTACACCGTGGTAAATTCTATGCGTTGCCGCAGAGCCCTCAACTGTTCAAGCAACTTCTCATGATCAGCGGACTGGACAGATACTACCAGATAGCACGGTGTTTTAGAGATGAGGATTTACGTGCCGACCGTCAGTTGGAGTTCACTCAAGTGGATATTGAGATGAGTTTCGTAGAAGAGTCCGATATAATGGATCTGATAGAAGGGATGATGGTCAAACTTTTCAAGGAGGTTCTGAACATCGAACTTGACCGGCCGTTTCCCAGGATGACTTACGAGGAAGCGATGAGCAGGTTCGGTACCGATAAACCGGACCTACGGTTCGGTCTTGAACTTGTTGAGATCACCGATGTTGTTAGAAGTTCGGAATTCCGTATACTGTCAAACGCCGAATCGGTGATATGTATAAAGGTGGGACCGTCTGCAGACGCACCGGAAATATCGTACAGCAGGAAGGAAATCGATAAACTTGTCGAGTATTTGAAACCGTTCGGTGCAAAAGGTCTGATATACCTTAAACTCGGTGAGTCCGGACTGGAAGGGCCTATGGCTAAGAAGATCGATGAACAAACAAAGGAGAAGATTGTAGATCGATTGGGTATGAAACAGGGCGATTCCGTGTTCATAGTGGCCGATAAGAGAACCGTGGCGCGTAAGGTGCTCGGCGAACTCAGGAACGTGATCGGTCAACGGTTGGGTCTCAAAGATAAACGCGTGTTCAAGTTTGTTTGGATTACCGATTTTCCGATGTTCGAGTACAATGAGGAGGAAGGTCGTTACGAAACAGTTCATCATCCGTTCACACAACCTAAGATCACATCGTACGATGAGTTGAAGGATAAGGAAAACTGTAAGGCACGGGCATACGATATCGTGTTGAACGGTGAGGAACTGGGCGGCGGATCCATACGTATAAACACTATCGAGATGCAGAAAAGGGTCTTTGAAGAGATAGGCATCGATGAAAAGACTGCGAGGGAGAAGTTCGGGTTTCTGTTGGAAGCGTTGCGGTACGGTGCACCGCCTCACGGCGGTATAGCGTTGGGTCTGGACAGGTTGGTGGCAATGATGCTCGGGCTTGACGATATCCGGGAGACGATCGCGTTCCCTAAAACGAAGAGCGGTGAAGACCCGATGCTCGGGGCGCCTTCAGAAGTGTCGGACGATCAACTCAGAGAACTGGGGATACGTCTGATGGATGACGGGTGA